The following coding sequences lie in one Maylandia zebra isolate NMK-2024a linkage group LG14, Mzebra_GT3a, whole genome shotgun sequence genomic window:
- the postnb gene encoding periostin, osteoblast specific factor b isoform X1, protein MKLLFVVACALFVLCTFDNADSSAYDKIVAHSRIRARKEGPNVCALQQVMGTKKKYFSTCRNWYRGSICGKKATVIYECCPGYMKMDGMLGCPAVAPIDHVYGSLSIVKASSTQNYADISKLRPEIEGPGSFTFFAPSNEAWDNLDTTVRDALVSNVNIELYNALHYHMVNKRLLTKDLKNGIKVTSMYNDLDLHINHYSNGIVTVNCARIIYANQIATNGVVHVIDRVISTIGNTIQDVIEVNDDLTTLSDLFQNSELLEKLGQPGHYTLFAPTNEAFEQLGIDVLERIQSDKQALKALLSFHLLDSIQCSEGILAGTSYETLEGNNIEIGCDGESLTVNGIKMVRQKDIVTTNGVIHIIDKALVPDSAKQVMELLGSSQSTFSDMVSELGLSSGMRSDAEYTLLAPFNSVFSDEIMSMDQDLLKIILENHILKNKIVLGQLYNGQQLETIGGKLLRVFIYRSAVCIENSCLIRGSKEGSNGALHLMRTLLKPAEKTMYEILTENGGFKIFLSLMEAAGLTDVLRQEGGFTLFAPSDKAFAGLSERDMAVLKKDINALRTILLYHINNGIFIGGGLEPGVTNLLKSLQGSNLKIVVANNTVKVNSVQVPEADMMATNGVIHFVNKLLYPEEIPIGSQELQMVLTKLISYIQFKYISGFRYQEIPLTFLKVTRVIQREPIKKTVTRVIEKQKPIQKVTRVIETQNPVQKVTRVIERQNPVQKVTRVVSGPQYSVSTGTSNIDLEGVDLSEVSTIEASDLDTSRLTKIIQKGSSRGNNPRRVIAGSRRRGRD, encoded by the exons ATGAAGCTCCTTTTTGTGGTTGCCTGTGCACTTTTTGTGCTCTGTACATTTGATAATGCTGACTCCTCAGCTTATGACAAAATTGTTGCCCACAGCAGAATCAGAGCCAGAAAAGAAGG ACCCAATGTCTGCGCCCTCCAGCAAGTCATGGGAACCAAGAAGAAATACTTTAGCACTTGCCGTAACTGGTACAGAGGGTCCATCTGTGGAAAGAAAGC gaCTGTGATTTATGAGTGCTGCCCAGGGTATATGAAAATGGATGGCATGCTTGGCTGCCCTGCAG ttGCCCCGATTGACCACGTGTATGGCAGTTTGTCTATAGTGAAGGCCTCATCAACCCAAAACTACGCTGACATTTCCAAGCTAAGACCTGAGATTGAGGGACCAGGATCTTTCACCTTCTTTGCTCCCAGCAATGAGGCTTGGGATAATTTGGATACG ACAGTGAGGGATGCGCTGGTCAGCAACGTCAATATTGAACTATACAACGCTCTTCATTATCATATGGTCAACAAGCGCCTCCTGACCAAAGACTTAAAGAATGGAATAAAAGTCACCTCCATGTACAATGACCTTGATCTCCATATTAACCATTACTCCAATGGG ATAGTGACTGTGAACTGCGCCAGGATCATCTACGCCAACCAGATCGCCACAAATGGAGTCGTGCATGTCATCGACCGCGTCATCAGTACTATTGGAAACACTATTCAAGATGTCATTGAAGTTAACGATGACTTGACAACCCTGAGT GATCTATTTCAAAATTCTGAGCTTTTGGAGAAACTGGGTCAGCCAGGACATTACACTCTTTTTGCCCCGACCAATGAAGCCTTTGAGCAGCTCGGCATCGATGTGCTGGAAAGAATTCAGAGTGACAAGCAGGCCCTCAAAG CTCTTCTGTCTTTCCACCTCCTGGACTCAATCCAGTGCTCTGAGGGTATCCTGGCTGGCACCTCTTATGAGACACTGGAGGGCAACAACATTGAAATTGGCTGTGATGGCGAAAGCTTGACAGTCAATGGCATTAAAATGGTGCGTCAGAAGGACATTGTCACCACCAATGGTGTCATCCACATTATTGACAAAGCACTTGTTCCAGACTCAG CTAAGCAGGTAATGGAACTGTTGGGAAGTTCCCAGTCAACCTTCAGTGACATGGTGTCTGAGCTGGGCCTTTCTAGTGGCATGAGATCAGATGCAGAGTACACTTTACTGGCTCCATTCAACAGTGTCTTTAGTG atgaaatAATGTCCATGGATCAGGACTTACTCAAAATTATCCTGGAGAACCACATCTTGAAGAATAAGATTGTTCTGGGACAGCTGTACAATGGCCAGCAGCTGGAGACCATCGGAGGGAAACTTCTTCGGGTCTTCATCTATCGTTCA GCTGTGTGCATCGAGAATTCCTGCCTGATACGAGGCAGTAAAGAAGGAAGCAATGGGGCCCTTCATCTCATGAGGACTCTGTTGAAACCTGCAGAAAAAACTATGTACGAGATTCTGACAGAAAACGGAGGGTTCAA GATCTTTTTGTCTCTGATGGAAGCTGCTGGCTTGACTGACGTGCTTCGACAGGAGGGAGGCTTTACTCTGTTTGCCCCAAGCGACAAGGCTTTTGCAGGTTTAAGTGAAAGAGACATGGCTGTGTTGAAGA AGGACATAAATGCACTCAGAACCATCCTTCTGTATCACATCAATAATGGTATCTTCATTGGCGGTGGTTTGGAGCCTGGGGTGACAAACCTTCtcaagtccctccagggcagcAACCTTAAAATTGTAGTT GCAAACAACACTGTGAAGGTTAATTCTGTTCAAGTCCCTGAGGCTGATATGATGGCCACAAATGGAGTCATTCACTTTGTCAACAAGCTGTTGTATCCTGAAG AAATCCCTATTGGATCCCAGGAACTCCAGATGGTTCTGACGAAGCTCATCTCTTATATTCAATTTAAg TACATTTCTGGATTCAGATATCAGGAAATTCCCCTTACATTTTTGA AAGTGACAAGGGTCATTCAAAGGGAACCCATCAAAAAAACGGTTACCAGGGTGATTGAAAAGCAGAAACCCATCCAAAAGGTTACCAGGGTGATTGAAACGCAGAACCCCGTCCAAAAGGTTACCAGGGTGATTGAAAGGCAGAACCCCGTCCAAAAGGTTACCAGGGTTGTCTCTG
- the postnb gene encoding periostin, osteoblast specific factor b isoform X2, whose translation MKLLFVVACALFVLCTFDNADSSAYDKIVAHSRIRARKEGPNVCALQQVMGTKKKYFSTCRNWYRGSICGKKATVIYECCPGYMKMDGMLGCPAVAPIDHVYGSLSIVKASSTQNYADISKLRPEIEGPGSFTFFAPSNEAWDNLDTTVRDALVSNVNIELYNALHYHMVNKRLLTKDLKNGIKVTSMYNDLDLHINHYSNGIVTVNCARIIYANQIATNGVVHVIDRVISTIGNTIQDVIEVNDDLTTLSDLFQNSELLEKLGQPGHYTLFAPTNEAFEQLGIDVLERIQSDKQALKALLSFHLLDSIQCSEGILAGTSYETLEGNNIEIGCDGESLTVNGIKMVRQKDIVTTNGVIHIIDKALVPDSAKQVMELLGSSQSTFSDMVSELGLSSGMRSDAEYTLLAPFNSVFSDEIMSMDQDLLKIILENHILKNKIVLGQLYNGQQLETIGGKLLRVFIYRSAVCIENSCLIRGSKEGSNGALHLMRTLLKPAEKTMYEILTENGGFKIFLSLMEAAGLTDVLRQEGGFTLFAPSDKAFAGLSERDMAVLKKDINALRTILLYHINNGIFIGGGLEPGVTNLLKSLQGSNLKIVVANNTVKVNSVQVPEADMMATNGVIHFVNKLLYPEEIPIGSQELQMVLTKLISYIQFKYISGFRYQEIPLTFLKVTRVIQREPIKKTVTRVIEKQKPIQKVTRVIETQNPVQKVTRVIERQNPVQKVTRVVSGPQYSVSTGTSNIDLEGVDLSEVSTIEASDLDTSRLTKIIQTGSRRRGRD comes from the exons ATGAAGCTCCTTTTTGTGGTTGCCTGTGCACTTTTTGTGCTCTGTACATTTGATAATGCTGACTCCTCAGCTTATGACAAAATTGTTGCCCACAGCAGAATCAGAGCCAGAAAAGAAGG ACCCAATGTCTGCGCCCTCCAGCAAGTCATGGGAACCAAGAAGAAATACTTTAGCACTTGCCGTAACTGGTACAGAGGGTCCATCTGTGGAAAGAAAGC gaCTGTGATTTATGAGTGCTGCCCAGGGTATATGAAAATGGATGGCATGCTTGGCTGCCCTGCAG ttGCCCCGATTGACCACGTGTATGGCAGTTTGTCTATAGTGAAGGCCTCATCAACCCAAAACTACGCTGACATTTCCAAGCTAAGACCTGAGATTGAGGGACCAGGATCTTTCACCTTCTTTGCTCCCAGCAATGAGGCTTGGGATAATTTGGATACG ACAGTGAGGGATGCGCTGGTCAGCAACGTCAATATTGAACTATACAACGCTCTTCATTATCATATGGTCAACAAGCGCCTCCTGACCAAAGACTTAAAGAATGGAATAAAAGTCACCTCCATGTACAATGACCTTGATCTCCATATTAACCATTACTCCAATGGG ATAGTGACTGTGAACTGCGCCAGGATCATCTACGCCAACCAGATCGCCACAAATGGAGTCGTGCATGTCATCGACCGCGTCATCAGTACTATTGGAAACACTATTCAAGATGTCATTGAAGTTAACGATGACTTGACAACCCTGAGT GATCTATTTCAAAATTCTGAGCTTTTGGAGAAACTGGGTCAGCCAGGACATTACACTCTTTTTGCCCCGACCAATGAAGCCTTTGAGCAGCTCGGCATCGATGTGCTGGAAAGAATTCAGAGTGACAAGCAGGCCCTCAAAG CTCTTCTGTCTTTCCACCTCCTGGACTCAATCCAGTGCTCTGAGGGTATCCTGGCTGGCACCTCTTATGAGACACTGGAGGGCAACAACATTGAAATTGGCTGTGATGGCGAAAGCTTGACAGTCAATGGCATTAAAATGGTGCGTCAGAAGGACATTGTCACCACCAATGGTGTCATCCACATTATTGACAAAGCACTTGTTCCAGACTCAG CTAAGCAGGTAATGGAACTGTTGGGAAGTTCCCAGTCAACCTTCAGTGACATGGTGTCTGAGCTGGGCCTTTCTAGTGGCATGAGATCAGATGCAGAGTACACTTTACTGGCTCCATTCAACAGTGTCTTTAGTG atgaaatAATGTCCATGGATCAGGACTTACTCAAAATTATCCTGGAGAACCACATCTTGAAGAATAAGATTGTTCTGGGACAGCTGTACAATGGCCAGCAGCTGGAGACCATCGGAGGGAAACTTCTTCGGGTCTTCATCTATCGTTCA GCTGTGTGCATCGAGAATTCCTGCCTGATACGAGGCAGTAAAGAAGGAAGCAATGGGGCCCTTCATCTCATGAGGACTCTGTTGAAACCTGCAGAAAAAACTATGTACGAGATTCTGACAGAAAACGGAGGGTTCAA GATCTTTTTGTCTCTGATGGAAGCTGCTGGCTTGACTGACGTGCTTCGACAGGAGGGAGGCTTTACTCTGTTTGCCCCAAGCGACAAGGCTTTTGCAGGTTTAAGTGAAAGAGACATGGCTGTGTTGAAGA AGGACATAAATGCACTCAGAACCATCCTTCTGTATCACATCAATAATGGTATCTTCATTGGCGGTGGTTTGGAGCCTGGGGTGACAAACCTTCtcaagtccctccagggcagcAACCTTAAAATTGTAGTT GCAAACAACACTGTGAAGGTTAATTCTGTTCAAGTCCCTGAGGCTGATATGATGGCCACAAATGGAGTCATTCACTTTGTCAACAAGCTGTTGTATCCTGAAG AAATCCCTATTGGATCCCAGGAACTCCAGATGGTTCTGACGAAGCTCATCTCTTATATTCAATTTAAg TACATTTCTGGATTCAGATATCAGGAAATTCCCCTTACATTTTTGA AAGTGACAAGGGTCATTCAAAGGGAACCCATCAAAAAAACGGTTACCAGGGTGATTGAAAAGCAGAAACCCATCCAAAAGGTTACCAGGGTGATTGAAACGCAGAACCCCGTCCAAAAGGTTACCAGGGTGATTGAAAGGCAGAACCCCGTCCAAAAGGTTACCAGGGTTGTCTCTG